Proteins encoded together in one Caballeronia sp. NK8 window:
- a CDS encoding replication initiation protein, giving the protein MATKRAKKTDVVSPSSAELRKAVEAIAIQPKSGKITLLTRKLFNVLLAVAQQADDSGDTYRALLSDIVANSAFDSNDTALVKEHLRRMVSVQVEWSTGTSSQKPGRKWGISTLIADAEILEDPTTRRVWVEFSFAPKIKKKLLDPVQYARLSLQFQSQLRSSAGLALYEICVRYLTNPSHLTMRETWEWWRPILSGTPDTEAGDEAKREYKYFKRDYLRPAIAEVNAVTNIFVELVEHREGRRVAEIQFRVTERKQPMLALDEHPNVFDSTLVDRMVKIGIPLKDAQTLYADSEENRIRAALQMTEQRMRSTSLPPVRSAAALFKDALKKGYAPPVEALPPAASGTAVRTPATVSAAADDLKARLLSEFSAYRRKEARVLYDEQGEEERELARQSFEEDVLPGLGTHMRDDWRKRGLGSKLAETSFFDWLARKTWGEPTDGDLLAFTLNQSRVG; this is encoded by the coding sequence ATGGCCACCAAGCGCGCAAAGAAAACCGACGTAGTCAGCCCGAGTTCGGCGGAGTTGCGCAAGGCGGTCGAGGCCATTGCGATTCAGCCGAAGAGCGGCAAGATCACGCTGCTCACGAGAAAACTGTTCAACGTGCTGCTCGCGGTTGCCCAGCAGGCTGACGATTCCGGCGACACGTACCGCGCACTGCTATCGGATATCGTTGCGAACTCCGCGTTCGATTCGAACGATACCGCGCTGGTCAAAGAGCACTTGCGTCGGATGGTGTCCGTGCAGGTCGAGTGGAGCACTGGCACGTCGAGTCAGAAGCCCGGCCGCAAATGGGGCATTTCGACCCTGATCGCCGACGCCGAAATTCTCGAAGACCCGACGACACGCCGCGTATGGGTCGAATTTTCTTTCGCGCCCAAAATCAAGAAGAAGCTGCTGGATCCCGTGCAGTATGCGCGCCTGAGCCTGCAGTTTCAAAGTCAATTGCGCAGCAGCGCTGGCCTCGCGCTCTACGAAATCTGCGTCCGCTATCTGACCAACCCGAGCCATCTGACGATGCGGGAGACGTGGGAATGGTGGCGTCCTATCTTGTCCGGTACGCCCGACACGGAAGCCGGCGACGAGGCCAAGCGCGAGTACAAGTACTTCAAGCGCGACTATCTGCGTCCGGCTATCGCCGAGGTGAACGCGGTGACGAACATTTTCGTCGAACTGGTGGAGCATCGAGAGGGGCGGCGCGTCGCTGAAATCCAGTTTCGCGTGACCGAACGCAAGCAGCCGATGCTCGCGCTCGATGAACATCCGAATGTGTTCGACAGCACGCTCGTCGACCGGATGGTGAAGATCGGCATTCCGCTCAAGGACGCACAGACCCTGTACGCCGATAGCGAGGAAAATCGTATTCGCGCCGCTTTGCAGATGACGGAGCAGCGTATGCGCAGCACATCGTTGCCGCCGGTTCGCAGCGCAGCGGCGCTGTTCAAGGATGCGCTCAAGAAAGGCTATGCGCCGCCGGTCGAGGCGTTGCCTCCGGCCGCGAGCGGCACGGCCGTCCGCACGCCGGCGACCGTCTCGGCCGCCGCCGACGATCTCAAAGCCCGTTTGCTCAGCGAATTTTCAGCTTACCGTCGCAAGGAAGCGCGCGTGCTGTACGACGAGCAAGGTGAGGAAGAACGGGAGCTCGCGCGTCAGTCGTTCGAGGAAGATGTGTTGCCGGGACTGGGAACGCACATGCGCGATGACTGGCGCAAGCGCGGATTGGGTTCGAAGCTCGCCGAGACATCTTTTTTCGACTGGCTTGCTCGCAAGACCTGGGGCGAGCCCACGGACGGCGACTTGCTGGCATTTACGTTGAATCAGTCGCGCGTCGGTTGA
- a CDS encoding ParB/RepB/Spo0J family partition protein, whose product MKPSQFAKGFKARPDSTSSEKRTALDRLNAIDGIVDIQHVGQAAANGRSSAFVADEPSDVATGPESDEYRAWRRANRYTAGQVIELSLKSIKPSPFNPRHFYLKTSIAELAVNLAKQGQQQAIHVIPDYENPGTFFVSDGGRRVRALKEANKETVKAVVVDLPIGIQSYKLGYDLNVQRDSQTVFDNAVVWRRFLDEQHFQSQRELADHLGLDESTIAVALSIAKLPENVMHEMVARPDRFGSNMAYQITRYHTARGSDATLRLINKIASDDLSTRQVADIVKGRASAQEAPKTPGRQRYAQRLEIKLDGIAVGDLKSYGEDRLELRLRGLSREKRDELLHQIELMLKPDETKK is encoded by the coding sequence ATGAAACCGTCCCAGTTTGCAAAGGGCTTCAAGGCCCGCCCCGACTCGACGAGCAGCGAGAAGCGCACGGCACTCGACCGGCTCAATGCGATCGACGGCATCGTCGATATCCAGCACGTGGGACAAGCCGCGGCGAACGGCCGGTCCAGCGCGTTCGTCGCCGACGAACCCAGCGATGTCGCTACCGGGCCGGAGTCCGATGAATACCGGGCGTGGCGACGCGCGAATCGCTACACGGCGGGACAAGTGATCGAACTGTCATTGAAGTCGATCAAGCCGAGCCCGTTCAATCCGCGCCATTTCTATCTCAAGACATCGATCGCGGAATTGGCCGTCAATCTCGCGAAGCAGGGACAGCAGCAGGCCATCCACGTCATCCCCGACTACGAGAATCCGGGGACGTTTTTTGTCAGCGATGGCGGTCGCCGCGTGCGGGCGCTGAAAGAGGCGAACAAGGAAACGGTGAAGGCGGTGGTGGTCGATTTGCCGATCGGCATTCAGAGCTACAAGCTGGGCTATGACCTGAACGTTCAGCGCGACTCGCAGACCGTATTCGACAATGCAGTGGTCTGGCGGCGCTTCCTCGACGAGCAGCACTTTCAGAGCCAGCGCGAACTGGCGGATCATCTGGGCCTCGACGAATCGACGATCGCCGTGGCGCTGTCGATCGCAAAGCTGCCAGAGAACGTCATGCACGAGATGGTTGCGCGCCCGGACCGGTTCGGCTCGAACATGGCCTATCAGATAACCCGTTATCACACCGCGCGCGGCAGCGATGCCACACTGCGGCTCATCAACAAGATCGCGTCCGACGATCTGAGCACGCGCCAGGTCGCCGATATCGTCAAGGGGCGCGCAAGCGCGCAGGAAGCGCCGAAGACGCCTGGCCGCCAGCGCTATGCGCAGCGTCTCGAGATCAAACTCGATGGCATAGCGGTAGGCGATCTGAAGTCTTACGGAGAGGATCGTCTCGAGTTGCGTCTGCGCGGCTTGTCCCGCGAAAAGCGCGATGAACTGCTGCATCAGATCGAACTGATGCTTAAGCCTGACGAGACCAAGAAGTAA
- the parA gene encoding ParA family partition ATPase, which produces MAAEIIAITQQKGGVGKSTIAMHLGAAFHEKKKRVLVVDADGQNTLIHWSSAGSDGESGIPFPVVNLSEAGGQIHREIKKFVNDYDIIVVDCPPSITEKVSGVVLLAASVAVIPTSSSPADYWSSVGLVKLVQQAQVMNEDLRAVFLLNKTEEKRMLTRELKVALEELGFPLLKTQIPTRECYKQAMALGQTVLQMSDRGSRLAATEIRAVADEILGMLP; this is translated from the coding sequence GTGGCGGCGGAAATCATAGCGATCACGCAGCAGAAGGGCGGCGTCGGCAAAAGCACGATTGCCATGCATCTCGGTGCGGCCTTTCACGAAAAGAAAAAGCGTGTGCTGGTCGTCGACGCAGATGGTCAGAACACGCTGATTCACTGGTCGAGCGCCGGATCGGATGGCGAGAGCGGGATTCCATTTCCCGTTGTGAACCTCTCTGAAGCGGGAGGGCAGATCCATCGAGAGATCAAGAAGTTCGTCAACGACTACGACATCATCGTGGTCGATTGCCCGCCGTCGATCACGGAGAAGGTTTCCGGCGTTGTCCTGCTCGCGGCAAGCGTGGCCGTGATTCCGACGTCGTCATCGCCGGCGGATTATTGGTCGAGCGTCGGTCTCGTCAAGCTCGTACAGCAAGCGCAGGTAATGAACGAAGATCTGCGCGCCGTTTTCCTCCTCAACAAGACCGAAGAGAAGCGCATGCTCACGCGCGAGCTCAAGGTCGCGCTCGAGGAACTCGGCTTTCCTCTGCTCAAGACCCAGATCCCCACGCGCGAGTGCTACAAGCAGGCGATGGCGCTCGGACAGACCGTACTTCAAATGAGCGATCGGGGATCGCGCCTCGCTGCCACGGAGATCCGCGCCGTGGCCGACGAGATCCTCGGCATGCTCCCCTGA
- a CDS encoding GNAT family N-acetyltransferase, with protein sequence MTVRNLDILFAPKSIAIVGASSRAGSIGEMVWTHASCAGFKGPLWPVNPKYDSLGGETVFRDIDAPPDAPNVAVLCTKPRTWPDLVERLGRRGTKAVVIVGEAKQRGESSGTDTDQWTARALAAARPFLVRVVGPASLGVVTPAIGACLGAPACSVKSGGVAWVSGSNALTNGVLGWARARGLGFSRIVALGDEADVDSGDILDFLASDASTRAILLAIENLKSARKFMSAARAAARNKPVLVLRTGRDDPFDRLYGAAFRRAGLVRVDSLDDLLDEIETLGIGRVAASDVATVITSDRGVAALARDAFSAAGDDLAQWPAAARDAIAAALPRAHAGNPLLLGDDATPADFGAALEALAAHRETGTVFVVHAPTHSAPVAKVAETLIAERRHAYRGLLACFFGCADAATRDELHANGIPVHTTPHRLARGFARLVDFRQGRELLMQTPDGLPVDIPEDIDAAQSEIRGALANGIAELNGERAARVLARFGITVKPGPPDSLTSDAVEIQARLLNHRVFGPVFEFRAEGALGLADALHEFALPPLNPILARDLVMRSPRSRELPAEALLNALTSLSQLVCYIEEIVALKLTLRVTRDSVAVHEPQLTLGAHRKPLAIVPYPRCLEETLDWRGMRVTVRPIRPEDEDAHAAFVAANTAEDLRLRFFGAVRSFDHSQLARMTQIDYDREMALIVTRANGDGVRETLGVARAIADPDNETAEFAVAARSDMKGRGLGSLLLSRIIDYAKNRGTRWMIGEALRENAGMIALARNSGFELTKTEDPGVVGFRMRLCDTPSQPRADQA encoded by the coding sequence ATGACCGTTCGCAATCTGGATATCCTGTTCGCGCCGAAGTCGATCGCAATCGTGGGTGCCTCGTCGCGCGCGGGCAGCATCGGCGAGATGGTCTGGACGCATGCGTCGTGTGCAGGATTCAAAGGCCCGCTTTGGCCGGTCAACCCAAAGTACGATTCGCTGGGCGGCGAAACGGTCTTTCGCGACATCGATGCGCCGCCCGATGCGCCGAATGTCGCCGTGCTCTGCACAAAACCGCGCACATGGCCGGACCTCGTCGAGCGTCTGGGCCGGCGCGGTACGAAAGCGGTGGTGATAGTCGGCGAAGCGAAGCAGCGCGGCGAGTCATCGGGCACTGACACGGATCAATGGACCGCTCGCGCGCTTGCGGCGGCCCGCCCTTTTCTCGTGCGCGTCGTCGGACCCGCGAGTCTGGGCGTGGTGACGCCCGCCATCGGCGCGTGTCTCGGCGCGCCCGCGTGCAGCGTGAAGTCCGGTGGCGTCGCGTGGGTCTCCGGCTCGAATGCGTTGACGAACGGCGTGCTGGGCTGGGCGCGTGCACGCGGGCTCGGCTTTTCGCGCATCGTCGCTCTCGGCGATGAAGCCGATGTCGATTCCGGCGATATCCTCGATTTCCTTGCGAGCGATGCATCCACGCGCGCGATCCTGCTTGCCATCGAAAACCTCAAATCGGCGCGCAAGTTCATGTCCGCGGCGCGCGCCGCCGCACGGAACAAGCCGGTGCTCGTGCTTCGTACCGGTCGCGATGATCCGTTCGACCGTCTCTATGGCGCCGCCTTCCGTCGCGCCGGCCTGGTCCGCGTCGATTCGCTCGACGATCTGCTCGACGAAATCGAAACCCTTGGTATCGGCCGCGTTGCGGCAAGCGACGTGGCGACCGTCATCACGAGCGATCGCGGCGTCGCGGCGCTCGCCCGGGACGCGTTCAGCGCCGCCGGCGATGACCTCGCGCAATGGCCTGCGGCCGCACGCGATGCCATCGCGGCAGCTCTGCCGCGCGCTCACGCGGGCAATCCGCTGCTGCTCGGCGACGACGCCACGCCGGCCGATTTCGGCGCCGCGCTCGAAGCGCTCGCGGCGCATCGCGAGACCGGCACGGTATTTGTCGTGCATGCGCCGACTCACAGCGCGCCCGTCGCGAAAGTCGCGGAGACGCTGATCGCCGAGCGGCGCCACGCTTATCGCGGATTGCTGGCGTGCTTTTTCGGCTGCGCCGATGCGGCCACGCGCGATGAACTGCACGCGAACGGCATACCCGTGCATACGACGCCCCATCGGCTCGCGCGTGGTTTCGCGCGTCTGGTCGACTTTCGGCAAGGCCGCGAATTGTTGATGCAAACGCCCGATGGCCTGCCCGTCGATATCCCGGAAGACATCGATGCCGCGCAGTCCGAGATCCGCGGCGCACTCGCAAACGGCATCGCCGAACTGAACGGCGAACGTGCGGCGCGCGTGCTCGCACGCTTCGGCATCACGGTGAAACCAGGACCGCCCGATTCACTGACGAGCGACGCCGTCGAGATTCAGGCGCGCCTGCTCAACCATCGCGTCTTTGGCCCGGTCTTCGAGTTCAGGGCCGAAGGCGCGCTTGGCCTCGCGGACGCGCTGCATGAATTCGCGTTGCCGCCGCTCAATCCGATTCTGGCGCGCGATCTCGTCATGCGCTCGCCGCGCTCGCGCGAATTGCCCGCCGAGGCGCTCCTCAACGCGCTGACATCGCTGTCGCAACTCGTTTGCTATATCGAAGAAATCGTCGCGCTGAAACTCACGCTGCGCGTGACGCGCGATTCGGTTGCCGTTCACGAGCCGCAACTCACGTTGGGCGCGCATCGCAAGCCGCTTGCGATCGTCCCGTATCCGCGCTGCCTCGAAGAGACGCTCGACTGGCGTGGCATGCGCGTCACCGTGCGGCCGATTCGTCCCGAGGATGAAGACGCGCACGCCGCGTTCGTCGCCGCGAATACCGCCGAAGATTTGCGCCTGCGTTTTTTCGGTGCGGTGCGCAGCTTCGATCATTCGCAGCTCGCGCGCATGACGCAGATCGATTACGACCGCGAAATGGCGCTGATCGTGACGCGGGCCAATGGCGATGGGGTGCGCGAGACGCTCGGCGTGGCGCGCGCGATCGCCGATCCCGACAACGAGACCGCCGAATTCGCCGTGGCCGCGCGCTCGGATATGAAGGGGAGAGGGTTGGGGTCGCTGCTGCTGTCGCGCATCATCGACTACGCGAAAAATCGCGGCACGCGCTGGATGATCGGCGAAGCGTTGCGCGAGAACGCCGGCATGATCGCGCTCGCGCGCAACAGCGGCTTCGAGTTGACGAAGACCGAAGACCCGGGCGTCGTCGGCTTCAGAATGCGGCTGTGCGATACGCCGTCACAGCCGCGCGCCGATCAGGCTTAG
- a CDS encoding IclR family transcriptional regulator encodes MDVEDNDADRYRAPALDKGLDILELLSEQKSGLTRAEITKLLGRNASEMYRMLERLVARQYVVRSPEGDRYSLSLKLYALAHRHPPMNRLIAEALPVMQRFADAAEQSVHLAVYDRGNLLVIAQVDGPGTWGISVRLGSRVGLIDTGSGRVMLAFQTDEQREHMLAEHTKVKGELELDRAVLDADYQQVRAVGYSKKDSQQTFGVTDVTFPLLGPSGQAIAALTCPYMRRIDEYVAPSIDDVTALLRDAADSLSMVHD; translated from the coding sequence ATGGACGTTGAAGACAACGACGCCGACCGCTATCGCGCGCCCGCGCTCGACAAGGGCCTCGATATCCTCGAATTGCTGTCGGAGCAGAAATCGGGGCTCACGCGTGCCGAGATCACGAAGCTGCTCGGACGCAACGCAAGCGAGATGTATCGGATGCTGGAGCGACTGGTCGCGCGGCAATACGTCGTGCGCTCGCCCGAAGGCGATCGTTATTCGCTGAGCCTAAAGCTCTACGCGCTCGCGCATCGTCATCCGCCGATGAACCGGCTCATCGCCGAAGCGCTGCCGGTGATGCAGCGTTTCGCGGACGCGGCCGAGCAATCTGTGCATCTGGCGGTCTACGATCGCGGCAATCTGCTCGTCATCGCGCAAGTGGACGGCCCCGGCACGTGGGGCATTTCGGTGCGGCTCGGCTCGCGCGTCGGCCTGATCGATACCGGCTCGGGCCGCGTGATGCTCGCGTTCCAGACCGACGAGCAGCGCGAGCACATGCTCGCCGAGCATACGAAGGTCAAAGGCGAACTCGAACTCGATCGCGCGGTGCTCGACGCCGACTATCAGCAGGTTCGTGCGGTCGGATATTCGAAGAAGGACAGCCAGCAGACCTTCGGCGTGACGGACGTGACGTTTCCGTTGCTCGGGCCGTCCGGCCAGGCGATCGCCGCCCTCACCTGCCCGTATATGCGGCGGATCGACGAGTACGTGGCGCCGTCGATCGACGACGTGACCGCGCTTCTGCGGGACGCGGCGGATTCGCTTTCGATGGTGCACGACTGA
- a CDS encoding sugar ABC transporter substrate-binding protein produces the protein MKFTRKLAVVAALAAAGTIGMAHAAESGKVGLGLPLLTSPFWQSYNNYLPKYAKEMGLDILAPVNSNGDPAQQITDMNNLLNLGARGIVVGPLDSAAISRALDASSAKSVPVVAVDVAPTQGKVAMVVRADNRAYGTKSCEYIGEHVKSGKVVQIMGDLASVNGRDRSEAFRACLKKYPSLSLLEIPAAWKGDAAATALDSLLTANPDVKAIYMQAGGVYLSPTLQTLRRKQLLVKAGDPKHIVIVSNDGIPQEYDAIRRGEIDATISQPADLYAKYGLFYIKAALAGQSFKPGPTDHGSTIVQRAPGILEDQLPAPLVTKTNVDDKSLWGNNIK, from the coding sequence ATGAAGTTCACCCGGAAACTCGCCGTCGTCGCCGCGCTCGCGGCGGCTGGCACCATCGGCATGGCCCATGCGGCCGAAAGCGGCAAAGTCGGCCTCGGCCTGCCGCTGCTGACCTCGCCGTTCTGGCAGTCGTACAACAACTACCTGCCGAAATACGCGAAGGAGATGGGCCTCGATATCCTCGCGCCCGTCAATTCGAACGGCGATCCCGCGCAACAGATCACCGACATGAACAACCTGCTGAATCTGGGCGCGCGCGGCATCGTCGTCGGGCCGCTCGATTCGGCGGCGATCAGCCGGGCACTCGACGCGTCGTCGGCCAAGAGCGTGCCGGTCGTCGCGGTGGATGTCGCGCCGACGCAGGGCAAGGTCGCGATGGTCGTGCGCGCCGACAACCGCGCGTATGGCACCAAGTCGTGCGAGTACATCGGCGAACACGTGAAGTCGGGCAAGGTCGTGCAGATCATGGGCGATCTGGCGTCGGTGAACGGCCGCGACCGCTCCGAGGCATTTCGCGCGTGCCTGAAGAAATATCCGTCGCTGAGCCTGCTGGAGATTCCGGCCGCGTGGAAAGGCGACGCCGCCGCGACCGCGCTCGACAGCCTGCTGACCGCGAATCCCGACGTGAAGGCGATCTACATGCAGGCGGGCGGCGTGTATCTGTCGCCGACGCTGCAGACGCTGCGCCGCAAGCAACTGCTGGTGAAGGCGGGCGATCCGAAGCACATCGTGATCGTGAGCAATGACGGCATCCCGCAGGAATACGATGCGATCCGGCGCGGCGAGATCGACGCGACCATCTCGCAGCCCGCCGATCTGTACGCGAAATACGGTCTCTTCTATATCAAGGCCGCGCTCGCCGGACAGAGCTTCAAGCCCGGTCCGACCGATCACGGCAGCACGATCGTGCAGCGCGCGCCCGGCATTCTGGAGGATCAGTTGCCCGCGCCGCTCGTGACGAAGACCAATGTCGACGACAAGTCCCTCTGGGGCAACAACATCAAATGA